The stretch of DNA CGGCGTCCTCGTGGGCGTGCCGCTGGTAGGCCATCGGCGCGACGACGAGCGGGTGGGCGCGACGTCGGCCGAGCAGCTCGACCGACAGGTCACGCGCGCCGACGTCGACCAGCACCCTCGGCGCGAGCTTGACCTGCGACCAGCTGGTCTCGTTGGCGCGCAAGGTCAGCTCGTCGCCTGCCCCTCCCGCGAAGTAGCCGTACGCGCCCGCGCCGAGCAGGCCCTCGAGGTCGTCCATGGGGCGAGACTACGCCGCGCGGAAGCGATGCTTGATGCGTGATGCGTCTTCGGGCATGCTAGATCTATGCGCACCACTCTCAGCGTCGATCCTCGCGTGCTGGCCGTCGCGCGCGCTCGTGTCGCCGCGGGTCTGGACGCGAGCATCGGCGAGGCCGTCTCCGCCCTCGCCCTGGCGGGGATCGAGTCCACCCAGGTCCGCTCCGATCCCGAGCCGTCGACGAGGAACGGCATCGTCCTGATCCCCTCCGACCCCGGCGCCCCGGTCGTGACCGACGAGATGGTCGCCGACCTGCTCGACGAGGAGTGAGATGGACCTCCCCGACGTCAACGTCCTGCTGGCGCTGACCCTGCGGGAGCACGTGCACCACGAGTCCGCCCAGGGCTGGCTCGAGACGGTCCAGACCTTCGCGACGACGCCCGTCACCGAGGCCGGACTCGTCCGGCTCTCGATGAACCGGGCGCTCACGGGTGCTGCGGCATCGATCGACCTGAGCCTGGCCGCGCTCCGCAGCATGAGGGCCCATCCGCGCGCCGTCTTCCTCCCCGACGACGCCACGCTGGCGGAGCCGCACGTCGAGCTGACCGGCCTCGTCGGGCATCGCCAGGTGACGGACCTGCACCTGCTCAACCTCGCCGCGCTGCACGACGCACGCCTGGTCACGTTCGACACGAGGCTGGCACCCACGCTCCAGCCGGCGGACCGCGACCGCGTGCTGACGCTCGCCTGAGTCAGCTCCGGAAGCGGGCGAGGAACGCGGCGGTGCGCGGGTCGCGCGGTGCGTCGAACAGCTGCTCCGGGGGGCCGATCTCGACGATCTCGCCGTCGGCGAGGAACGCCACCACGTCGCTCGCCTCGCGGGCGAACGCCATCTCGTGCGTCGCCATCACGACCGCGATGCCGTCGGCGCGCAGGCCCTTGACGACGTCGAGCACCTCGCCCACCAGCAGCGGGTCGAGAGCCGACGTGATCTCGTCGAGGAGCAGCACCTCAGGGTCCATCGCGAGCGCACGGGCGAGCGCGACCCGCTGCTGCTGGCCGCCGGAGAGCGCGTCGGGGTAGGCGCCGGCCTTGTCCGCCAGACCCACCCGCTCCAGCAGCGCGAGCGCCCGCTCGCGCGCCGCCTGCCGCGAGACCCCCGCCGCGCGCGTCGGGGCGAGCACGAGGTTCTGCAGCACGCTCAGGTGCGGGAAGAGGTTGTAGGCCTGGAACACGATGCCCACGCGGCGTCGCACGCCGTCGACGTCGACCCGCGGGTCGGTCACGTCCTGCTCGGCGCCCGACTCGTCGGCCAGCCACACCGTACCGTCGTCGACGGTCTCCAGGAGGTTGAGGCAGCGCAGCAGGGTCGACTTGCCGCTCCCGGACGCCCCGATGAGGCAGACCACCTGACCCGGCTCGACCGTGAGGTCGATGCCACGCAGCACCTCGGTGCCGTGGTAGCTCTTGCGCAGCTGCTCGATCCTGAGCATCAGAGCCCTCCTGCCTCGCGGCGCATGCTGCGGACGGTCAGCCAGTCCGCCAGCCGGGCCAGGACGATGGTCGCGGCGATGAACAGCACCGCGGCGACCACCAGTGGCGTGAACACGAAGTCGCGGTTGGAGATGATGTTGGCCTGCCGCAGCGCCTCGACCAGGCCGATGACCGACAGCAGCGCGGTGTCCTTCTGCAACGACACGAAGTCGTTGAGCAGCGGCGGCGTCACCCGGCGCAGGGCCTGCGGGAGCACCACGTGGCGCAGGGTGCGTCCGTACGACAGGCCGAGCGCGCGTCCGCTGGCCCACTGCGTGGGGTGCACGGACAGGATGCCGGCGCGGATCACCTCCGCCACGTAGGCGCCGTAGCTGAGGGTCAGGGCGATGACGCCGAGCCAGAACAGGCTGGTCGGGGCGCCCGCGAGGTCGAGGGCCGGGACGCCGAACCCCACCAGCAGGACGACGAGCAGCGTCGGCGTGCCCCGGAAGACGTCGGTGTAGATCGTCGCCAGCAGCCGCAGCGGCGCCATCGCCGGCGACGGCACCACGCGGACCACGGCGACCACCAGCGCGACGACGAGGATGAACACCTCGCACACCACGAACAGCCGGACGTTCAGCCAGAACGCCTCGGTGATCGGGCCGACCGAGTCCTTCGCGTCCTGCCAGTCGAAGAAGGTGCGCTGGACCCGGTCCCAGCCGGGTGAGCTGACGACGCCGAGCAGGAGCAGGCCGAGGACGACGACGGTCGAGACCGCGGCGACCGACCCACGGCGCAGCGCCCGGGAGCGGCGGTACCGCTCCCGGGCCTGCTGACGCTCGCTCGGCTGGTGGGTGCTCAGGACTGGCTCAGCTCGGGCACGTCGACCGCGTCGGACAGCCACTGCTGCTGCAGCTTCTCGAGCGTGCCGTCGTCCTTGAGGGCGTCGACCGCGGCGCTCACGCACGGGGTGAGCTTGGAGTCCTTGTCGAGCAGCAGGCCGAACTCCTCGGACTCACCCGTGCGCGGCTCGAACTGCCCGACGAGCTTCGCGCCGTCGAGCTCGGCGGCGACGAGGTAGAACGCGGACGGCACGTCGGCGATGATCGCGTCGACCTGCCCGTTCTGCAGGGCCTGGGCGGCCTTCGTCGTGTCGTCGTAGACGAGCGGGTCGGTCGTGAGCCCGAGCTGCTGCGTGGCCTCGAGCGACGTGGTGCCGACCTGCGCACCGACCTTGGCGTCCTTGAGGCCCGCGAGGCTCGTGACGTCGGCGTACTTCGAGTCGGCGAGGGTGATGACGCCCTGCTTGGCCTTGTAGTACGGGCTGGAGAAGTCGACGACCTTCTCGCGCTCGCTCGTGATCGAGAACTGGTTGATGTCGAAGTCGAACGACTTCGCGCCGGGCTTGATCGCCTCGTTGAAGCCCTGGGTGACCCAGGTGACCTTGTCGGGCGCGAAGCCGAGCTTCTCGGCCACCGCGCGGGCGACCGCACCCTCGTAGCCCTTGCCGTTCGTGGGGTCGTCGTCAGTGAACCACGGCTCGTAGGCCGGCGAGTCGGTCGCGATGGTCAGCGTGCCGGCCTTGTAGAGGTCGAGGTCGGCAGGCTTGCACTGGTCGAGGGAGACCGAGGCGGAGCTGTCGGACGAGGGCGACTCGTCGGCGGGGGCGCAGGCGGTGGCCAGGGCGAGCGTGGCAGCAGCGGCCGCGAGGGGGGTCAGGCGCATGCCGAGATCGTACGGCGCGCCTCCTGTCAGGAGTCGAAGTGCCCGCTCAGTGGACCGAGGATCGGCTTCCAGTCGCGCACCACGTGCTGGGCGACGAAGCCGGCGGACACGAACGGGTCGGCGGCCACGAGCGACTCGACCTGCTCGCGCGTGTCGGCACGGAAGACGAGCAGCGCCTCGCGACTGCTCGACGCCGGACCGCTCACGAGCAGCTCGGGCAGGTGGGCGAGGTAGTCCCGGTGCTCGGCGCGCAGCGTCGCGAGCTGGTCCTCGGGGGCTCCGTAGGTGTAGGTCACGGCGAAGATCGACATGACCTCAGCGTAGGTGGCACGGTTGCTGTGCAACTGGTTGCATATGTACCCTCGGACGCATGGCCCTGGAGCACGCGATCCTCGTGTCCCTCGCGGAGCGCTCCGGCACGGGCTACGAGCTCGCCCGCCGCTTCGACGCCTCCATCGGCAACTTCTGGAAGGCCAGCCACCAGCAGATCTACAAGGTGCTCGGCCGCATGGAGTCCGACGGCCTCGTGACGTCGGAGGTGGTCGTGCAGGACGGTCGCCCCGACAAGAAGGTGTACGCGATCACCGACGCCGGCCGCGCGGAGCTGGCCCACTTCACGACCGAGCCGTCGGCACCCGAGCCCCTGCGCTCCAGCTTCGCCGTGAAGCTCCGAGCGCTCGAGCACGGCGACCGCGACGCGATCCTCGCCGACGTGCACCGCATGCGGGCCCTCCATGCGGAGAAGCTCGCGTACTACGAGACGAGCGCCGAGCGCTTCTACCCCGACCCGGACGCGCTCGACCCCGCCGACGTGGGCCCGTACCTGGTGCTGCGGGGCGGGATCATCGGCGAGCAGACGGCGCTCAGCTGGTGCGACGAGATCCTCGAGCGGCTCGAAGGGCGCGCACCCCGATGACGAGCACGCAGATCCCGAGCGTCATGGCCGCCGCGATGAGCACGGCGTGCACCCACAGGAACGCCGTCGGGGCGCTGCTCCACGCCTCGCCCGACCACGCCCGGTCGTCGTCGACGATCGCCTTCGCGAACCGCGGCCAGATGACCACGTTGAACACGCCCGCCACGACCAGCACCCACGCCGAGACTCTCGAGATCACAGGACCAGTATGAGCAGCCCGTTCACCCACCAGTTCTCCCAGCCTGGCCACCCGGACTACCCGCACCTGCTGACGCCGCTCGACCTCGGCCACACCACGCTGCGCAACCGGGTGGTCATGGGCTCGATCCACAGCAAGCTCGAGGACCGGCGCAAGGACCTGCCCAAGCTCGCCGCCTACTTCGCCGAGCGCGCGAAGGGCGGCGTCGCCCTGTCGGTCACGGGCGGCTTCTCGCCCAACCGCACCGGCTGGCTGCTGCCGTTCGGCGGCACCATGAACAACCGCTCGTTCGCCGACGCGCACCGCGTGGTCACCGACGCCGTGCACGAGCACGACGGCAAGATCGCGATGCAGATCCTGCACGCCGGTCGGTACGGCTACCACCCGTTCGTGAAGAGCGCGTCGCGGCGCAAGAGCCCGATCAGCCCGTTCCGGCCGCGCGCGTTCTCGGCGCGGGAGATCGACCGCACCGCCACCGACTTCGCGAAGGCCGCGGCCCTGGCGAAGCGCGGCGGCTACGACGGCGTCGAGATCATGGGCTCCGAGGGCTACCTCATCAACCAGATGATCACGGCCCGCACGAACACCCGCGACGACGCGTGGGGCGGCACGGCCGAGAAGCGGATGCGCTTCCCCGTGGAGATCGTGCGGCGTACCCGCGAGCTGGTCGGCGACGACTTCATCGTCATGTACCGCCAGAGCCTGCTCGACCTCGTCGACGACGCGCAGTCGTGGGACGAGACCGTCGAGCTCGCGCTCAAGCTGCAGCAGGCTGGCGTCTCGATCATCAACACCGGCATCGGCTGGCACGAGGCGCGGGTGCCCACCATCGTCACGTCGGTGCCGCGCGCCGCGTTCGTGGCGCACACGGCGCGGCTGCGCGAGGCGCTCGAGGAGCACGACGCGGTCGTGCCGGTCGTCGCCTCCAACCGCATCAACACCCCCGAGGTCGCGGAGGGCATCGTCGCCTCCGGACAGGCCGACCTCGTCTCGATGGCCCGACCGCTGCTCGCCGACCCCGACTTCGTCGCGAAGGCCGCCGAGCGGCGCAGCGACGAGATCATCACCTGCATCGCGTGCAACCAGGCCTGCCTGGACCACACGTTCAAGAACCAGCGCGCCAGCTGCATGCTCAACCCGCGCGCCGGGCACGAGACCGAGCTGGTGCTCCTGCCGACCCAGCGCGCCAAGCGCGTGGCCGTCGTCGGCGCCGGACCCGCCGGCCTGGCCGCCGCCGTCGAGCTCGCCGGCCGCGGCCACCGGGTCGAGCTGTTCGAGGCCGACGAGACGATCGGCGGCCAGTTCAAGCTCGCCGCGCGCATCCCCGGCAAGGAGGAGTTCGTCGAGACCCTCCGCTACTACACCCGCATGCTCGAGGTGCGTGGCGTGACCGTGCACCTCGGCCGTCGAGCCGACGTCGAGGATCTCCGCCCGTTCGAGGAGGTCGTGCTCGCGACCGGCGTCGAGCCTCGCGTGCCGTCGATCCCCGGCCTCGGCTCCGGCGTCGGCCCGACCGTGCTGCGCTACGACGAGGTCGTCGGCGGTGGCGCCGAGATCGGGCACACCGTGGCCGTGCTCGGTGCCGGTGGCATCGGCTTCGACGTGTCGGAGTTCCTGCTGCACGACCCGCACGAGTCGCTCGAGCACTGGATGCAGCGCTGGGGCGTCACGGACCCCGCGCTGGAGCGGGGCGGCCTCACCACGAAGGTGCAGGCACCTCCGCGTCGCCAGGTGTATCTGCTGCAGCGCAAGCACAGCGCGCACGGCAAGGGCCTGGGCAAGACCACCGGCTGGGTGCACCGCCAGACGCTCAAGGACTCCGGCGTCGACTTCGTCGGCGGCGTCACCTACGACCGTGTCGACCGCGAGGGGCTGCACGTGACCGTCCGCTCGAGCGAGAAGGACGACGCCGGCGAGGAGCTCTTGCTCAAGGTCGACACCATCGTCCTGTGCACCGGACAGGAGTCGGTGCGCGACCTCGTCGAGCCGCTCGAGGCGGCCGGCGTGACCACCCACGTGATCGGCGGCGCCGACGTCGCCGCCGAGCTCGACGCGAAGCGCGCCATCAAGCAGGCCACCGAGCTGGCCGCGCGCCTCTGAACCCCGCACCACGAGAGAGGGAGAACAC from Aeromicrobium erythreum encodes:
- a CDS encoding TA system VapC family ribonuclease toxin; translated protein: MDLPDVNVLLALTLREHVHHESAQGWLETVQTFATTPVTEAGLVRLSMNRALTGAAASIDLSLAALRSMRAHPRAVFLPDDATLAEPHVELTGLVGHRQVTDLHLLNLAALHDARLVTFDTRLAPTLQPADRDRVLTLA
- a CDS encoding amino acid ABC transporter ATP-binding protein; translated protein: MLRIEQLRKSYHGTEVLRGIDLTVEPGQVVCLIGASGSGKSTLLRCLNLLETVDDGTVWLADESGAEQDVTDPRVDVDGVRRRVGIVFQAYNLFPHLSVLQNLVLAPTRAAGVSRQAARERALALLERVGLADKAGAYPDALSGGQQQRVALARALAMDPEVLLLDEITSALDPLLVGEVLDVVKGLRADGIAVVMATHEMAFAREASDVVAFLADGEIVEIGPPEQLFDAPRDPRTAAFLARFRS
- a CDS encoding amino acid ABC transporter permease, with the translated sequence MAVRRGRRARAEPVLSTHQPSERQQARERYRRSRALRRGSVAAVSTVVVLGLLLLGVVSSPGWDRVQRTFFDWQDAKDSVGPITEAFWLNVRLFVVCEVFILVVALVVAVVRVVPSPAMAPLRLLATIYTDVFRGTPTLLVVLLVGFGVPALDLAGAPTSLFWLGVIALTLSYGAYVAEVIRAGILSVHPTQWASGRALGLSYGRTLRHVVLPQALRRVTPPLLNDFVSLQKDTALLSVIGLVEALRQANIISNRDFVFTPLVVAAVLFIAATIVLARLADWLTVRSMRREAGGL
- a CDS encoding ABC transporter substrate-binding protein, whose protein sequence is MRLTPLAAAAATLALATACAPADESPSSDSSASVSLDQCKPADLDLYKAGTLTIATDSPAYEPWFTDDDPTNGKGYEGAVARAVAEKLGFAPDKVTWVTQGFNEAIKPGAKSFDFDINQFSITSEREKVVDFSSPYYKAKQGVITLADSKYADVTSLAGLKDAKVGAQVGTTSLEATQQLGLTTDPLVYDDTTKAAQALQNGQVDAIIADVPSAFYLVAAELDGAKLVGQFEPRTGESEEFGLLLDKDSKLTPCVSAAVDALKDDGTLEKLQQQWLSDAVDVPELSQS
- a CDS encoding YciI family protein, which translates into the protein MSIFAVTYTYGAPEDQLATLRAEHRDYLAHLPELLVSGPASSSREALLVFRADTREQVESLVAADPFVSAGFVAQHVVRDWKPILGPLSGHFDS
- a CDS encoding PadR family transcriptional regulator, which encodes MALEHAILVSLAERSGTGYELARRFDASIGNFWKASHQQIYKVLGRMESDGLVTSEVVVQDGRPDKKVYAITDAGRAELAHFTTEPSAPEPLRSSFAVKLRALEHGDRDAILADVHRMRALHAEKLAYYETSAERFYPDPDALDPADVGPYLVLRGGIIGEQTALSWCDEILERLEGRAPR
- a CDS encoding SCO4848 family membrane protein, with the translated sequence MISRVSAWVLVVAGVFNVVIWPRFAKAIVDDDRAWSGEAWSSAPTAFLWVHAVLIAAAMTLGICVLVIGVRALRAARGSRRTS
- a CDS encoding NADPH-dependent 2,4-dienoyl-CoA reductase; translated protein: MSSPFTHQFSQPGHPDYPHLLTPLDLGHTTLRNRVVMGSIHSKLEDRRKDLPKLAAYFAERAKGGVALSVTGGFSPNRTGWLLPFGGTMNNRSFADAHRVVTDAVHEHDGKIAMQILHAGRYGYHPFVKSASRRKSPISPFRPRAFSAREIDRTATDFAKAAALAKRGGYDGVEIMGSEGYLINQMITARTNTRDDAWGGTAEKRMRFPVEIVRRTRELVGDDFIVMYRQSLLDLVDDAQSWDETVELALKLQQAGVSIINTGIGWHEARVPTIVTSVPRAAFVAHTARLREALEEHDAVVPVVASNRINTPEVAEGIVASGQADLVSMARPLLADPDFVAKAAERRSDEIITCIACNQACLDHTFKNQRASCMLNPRAGHETELVLLPTQRAKRVAVVGAGPAGLAAAVELAGRGHRVELFEADETIGGQFKLAARIPGKEEFVETLRYYTRMLEVRGVTVHLGRRADVEDLRPFEEVVLATGVEPRVPSIPGLGSGVGPTVLRYDEVVGGGAEIGHTVAVLGAGGIGFDVSEFLLHDPHESLEHWMQRWGVTDPALERGGLTTKVQAPPRRQVYLLQRKHSAHGKGLGKTTGWVHRQTLKDSGVDFVGGVTYDRVDREGLHVTVRSSEKDDAGEELLLKVDTIVLCTGQESVRDLVEPLEAAGVTTHVIGGADVAAELDAKRAIKQATELAARL